A genomic region of Plasmodium falciparum 3D7 genome assembly, chromosome: 11 contains the following coding sequences:
- a CDS encoding kelch domain-containing protein, putative, whose translation MASPNTTQPEIILSEEKKASLTTQSTSNNTNDGNILEEQKTLTSQQQPTPVPNTERTEDNVIENLKKTDLSNKDENTTISINTSTNTNINSNTNSNTNTNINSNINTDVNTNINTDINTNTNSNTNSNTNTNINTNANTNTNTNEKAQDEKFQYNGDVSKAFLSPPVFHLTEIMHDERCFKKTKGHVTVEINGDICIYGGMLHDKCVENFIRYVPGINLFEKMRLNSNDIVPRAFCSGNVITEDNKKNIIIFGGINEKDEIVDETYKFDFQAKKWELIGNKICPRARYKHASFSFNDFLYIHGGLDVNNSLLADMWCFSKNSWTPIKQIDRIPEPRYAHSLIFSFYGNAKLVFLFGGNKKGYNAALGDTWIFNINTNRWKEITNSSGSKPCARWGHSSQLFDNEWMIIYGGITNGWIDNYALSDMYALNIFTFSWFEVDISTSKNFDRGYYGSLCFLPYKKSLFVFGGTDNSEDHSDVFSMSPLVTYVSYKTLTGKIEQLNTRMKNINETSSENENMNISEFETKITELKEDINKINFMMKDFESKFCELEKLNEQCEKLLSKNINTEELQNLEQRIRKLETSNVLMKHDSI comes from the exons ATGGCAAGTCCAAATACTACACAACCAGAAATAATTTTaagtgaagaaaaaaaagctAGCTTAACAACACAATCGACTAGTAACAACACGAACGATGGAAACATTTTGGAAGAACAAAAAACATTAACATCCCAACAGCAACCAACACCGGTCCCTAATACAGAAAGAACAGAAGATAATGTAatagaaaatttaaaaaaaacagatTTATCTAATAAAGATGAAAATACAACCATAAGTATAAATACAAGTACAAATACAAACATAAATAGCAACACAAATTCCAACACAAATACCAACATAAATTCCAACATAAATACCGATGTAAATACCAACATAAATACCGATATAAATACCAACACAAATTCCAACACAAATTCCAACACAAATACTAACATAAATACCAACGCAAATACCAACACAAATACCAATGAAAAAGCACAAGATGAAAAGTTTCAATATAATGGTGATGTTTCAAAAGCATTTTTATCCCCCCCCGTTTTTCATCTTACAGAAATTATGCATGATGAAagatgttttaaaaaaacaaaaggtCATGTCACTGTTGAAATAAATGgagatatatgtatatatggtGGTATGTTACACGATAAATGTGTTGAGAATTTTATAAGATATGTTCCTGGTATCAATTTATTCGAAAAAATGCGCTTGAATTCAAATGATATTGTCCCTAGAGCATTTTGTTCAGGTAATGTTATAAcagaagataataaaaaaaatattataatttttggaggtattaatgaaaaagatgaaattgttgatgaaacatataaatttgaTTTCCAAGCAAAGAAATGGGAACTTATTGGAAATAAAATTTGTCCACGTGCAAGATATAAGCATGCTTCTTTCAGTTTTaatgattttttatatattcatggAGGATTAGATGTTAATAATTCCTTATTAGCTGATATGTGGTGTTTCTCTAAAAATTCATGGACACCAATTAAACAAATAGATAGAATTCCTGAACCAAGATATGCTCACAGTTTAATATTTTCGTTTTATGGAAATGCTAAATTGGTGTTTTTATTTGGGGGTAATAAAAAGGGATATAATGCAGCTTTAGGTGATACATggatttttaatattaatacaaaCAGATGGAAAGAAATTACCAACTCTTCGGGATCCAAGCCTTGTGCTCGTTGGGG CCATTCTTCTCAGCTTTTTGATAACGAatggatgataatatatggtGGTATAACTAATGGATGGATTGATAATTATGCTTTATCag aTATGTACGCATTAAACATATTCACGTTTTCATGGTTTGAAGTTGATATAAGTACATCCAAGAATTTCGATAGAGGATATTACGGTTCCTTATGTTTCCTTCCATATAAAAAATCCTTGTTTGTTTTTGGAGGTACAGATAATTCAGAAGATCATTCTGATGTATTTAGTATGTCACCATTAGTAACATATGTATCTTATAAAACGTTGACAGGAAAGATAGAACAATTAAATACGAGAATGAAGAACATTAATGAAACATCATCTGAGAACgaaaatatgaacatatcAGAATTTGAAACAAAAATTACAGAATTGaaagaagatataaataaaataaattttatgatGAAAGACTTTGAGTCCAAATTTTGTG aatTGGAAAAATTAAACGAGCAATGCGAAAAACTcctttcaaaaaatataaatacagaAGAATTACAAAATCTTGAACAACGCATAAGAAAATTGGAAACTTCAAATGTTTTAATGAAACATGATAGTATATAA
- a CDS encoding XTBD domain-containing protein, putative encodes MDNKTEENIFENMTREEKEVLLEANTKREWESYGQWLKRKEFLLKMLNYHKEHNLQIDVEKFCKMGHMYYNVKYLSCSYNSEVLEEMKKYEQS; translated from the coding sequence atggaTAATAAAACTgaggaaaatatatttgaaaatatGACAAGAGAAGAAAAGGAAGTTTTATTAGAAGCTAACACAAAAAGAGAATGGGAATCATATGGTCAGTggttaaaaagaaaagagtTTTTATTAAAGATGTTAAATTATCACAAGGAACATAATTTACAAATAGATGTAGAGAAATTTTGTAAAATGGgtcatatgtattataatgtaaaatatttaagtTGTTCATATAATTCTGAGGTACttgaagaaatgaaaaaatatgagCAAAGTTAA
- a CDS encoding threonine--tRNA ligase: MKKIIMVIFFLLSKICKNNAILKSLKKNNKIVLKNIITKKQEPHLYHKLYNNIYNNIYNNNNKKKNRNRNKNKNKIKIKKKENKEASFFYINNYKKKLFDEQGNTLILHRRNNWINKRDNIVENYKNVKAKKHLLKLFISKNNYIYNTKMFSSCINNNCNTNDVEVMKKKLVVGENPEFIKKRLEKFNEIKEKRKQELEENFEELRKPITIELLDGSIKSGESYVTTPFDIALSISKRLAEDSIVCKVTYLEKVDVELCDIEEGDDHNEEANDEVEEKSKEDNNENNNDNKNNNDNENNNDNKNNNDNKNNNYNNYNNYNNYNNNSHIMKSILWDLNVPLLGNCRVEFINIQSEEGQKIFWHSSAHILGSSLEKLFGGFLTIGPALKEGFYYDIFLNNFSINNEDYKRIEDEFNKLVKDNVPFEKVICTKEEALELFDYNPFKLELIRSKIPDNKKTSVYRCGNFIDLCLGPHIKNTGKVKTFKVLKNSSAYWLGQKENDSLQRVYGISFQKKSELVEYLKFLEEAKKRDHRNVGKILNLFFFEKETSPGSCFWLPHGSKIYNKLIEFIRKEYRIRKYEEVISPNVFSCDLWKTSGHYQNYKDCMFLFNVENKEWGMKPMNCPGHCLMFKQLNVSYRSLPVRLADFGVLHRNEISGSLSGLTRVRRFQQDDSHIFCSMEHIKQEVLNTLNFLFYVYNLFGFKYELFLSTRPKKFIGQISTWNLAEQHLKDALYAANVQWKINEGDGAFYGPKIDILVKDSLNRTHQCGTIQLDFQLPVRFNLQYKNKEYVTNNEKNEKNEKNHDNDDNVHNNNNYPINHDDLHNNEKKEFKDSQNHNEDKEHNNIHDNHSLKPNINEEGLLKKGFERPIIIHRAILGSVERFVAILIEHTAGKLPFWLSPRQAIVLPIGDKYNDYANYVYETLHNNMFDVDLDTSVNTLNKKIREAQLKQFNYILVVGEKELTTNTVTLRDRDDQNNQHVYTIQELINKFNKLLDVNSKKFNQIKEFNSNQTI; encoded by the coding sequence atgaaaaaaataattatggttattttttttcttctaagcaagatatgtaaaaataatgcTATTTTAAAGtctttaaaaaagaataataaaatagttttaaaaaatataataaccaAAAAACAAGAGCctcatttatatcataaattatacaataatatttataataatatttacaataataataataagaagaagaaTAGGAATAGGAATaagaataagaataaaattaaGATTAAGAAGAAGGAGAATAAAGAAgcctcttttttttatataaataattataagaaaaaactTTTTGACGAACAAGGTAATACATTAATATTACATAGGAGGAATAACTGGATTAATAAAAGAGATAATATTGTGGAAAATTATAAGAACGTAAAAGCAAAAAAAcatcttttaaaattatttattagtaaaaataattatatatataatacaaaaatgttttcttcatgtattaataataattgtaatacGAACGATGTAGAGGTTATGAAAAAGAAACTTGTGGTAGGAGAAAATCCTGAATTTATAAAGAAGAGATTAGAAAAgtttaatgaaataaaagaaaaacgtAAACAAGAATTAGAGGAAAATTTTGAAGAATTAAGGAAACCTATAACTATCGAATTATTAGATGGTTCTATTAAATCAGGAGAAAGTTATGTGACCACACCTTTTGATATAGCTCTTTCTATATCCAAAAGGTTAGCTGAAGATTCTATAGTATGTAAGGTAACGTATTTAGAAAAGGTGGACGTGGAATTATGTGACATAGAAGAGGGGGATGACCACAATGAAGAAGCCAACGATGAGGTTGAGGAGAAGAGTAAAGaggataataatgaaaataataatgataataaaaataataatgataatgaaaataataatgataataaaaataataatgataataaaaataataattacaataattacaataattacaataattacaataataatagtcaTATAATGAAAAGCATTTTGTGGGATTTAAACGTTCCTCTTCTTGGGAACTGCAGAGtagaatttattaatattcaaTCAGAAGAAGGACAAAAAATTTTCTGGCATTCGTCTGCTCACATTTTAGGTAGTAGTTTAGAAAAATTGTTCGGAGGATTTTTAACCATTGGTCCAGCTTTAAAAGAAGgattttattatgatatttttttaaataatttctctattaataatgaagattataaaagaatagaagatgaatttaataaattagtTAAAGACAATGTACCATTTGAAAAGGTTATATGTACAAAAGAAGAGGCATTAGAATTATTTGATTATAACCCTTTTAAATTAGAACTTATAAGATCAAAGATTCCAGATAATAAGAAGACTTCTGTTTATAGATGTGGGAATTTTATAGACTTATGTTTAGGTCCACATATCAAGAATACAGGAAAGGTAAAGACATTTAAAGTATTGAAAAATTCATCAGCTTATTGGTTAggacaaaaagaaaatgatagtTTACAAAGAGTATATGGTATAAGTTTTCAAAAAAAGAGTGAATTAgtagaatatttaaaatttttagaaGAAGCTAAAAAAAGAGATCATCGTAATGTTGGGAAAATATtgaatttgtttttttttgaaaaagaaaCATCACCAGGTTCATGTTTTTGGTTACCACATggttcaaaaatatataataaattaatagaaTTTATAAGAAAAGAATATCGTATAAGAAAGTATGAAGAAGTTATATCACCAAACGTATTTAGTTGTGATTTATGGAAAACATCAGGACATTATCAGAATTATAAAGAttgtatgtttttatttaacgTTGAGAATAAAGAATGGGGAATGAAACCTATGAATTGTCCAGGTCATTGTTTAATGTTTAAACAATTAAATGTTTCTTATAGATCATTACCTGTACGTCTAGCAGATTTTGGAGTTTTACATAGAAATGAAATATCAGGAAGTCTGAGTGGATTAACACGTGTAAGAAGATTTCAACAGGATGATTCTCATATCTTTTGTTCAATGGAACATATAAAACAAGAAGTTCTAAATACATTAAATTTTCtcttttatgtttataatttatttggaTTCAAATATGAATTATTCCTTTCAACACGACCTAAGAAATTTATAGGACAAATATCTACTTGGAATCTCGCAGAACAACATTTAAAGGATGCTCTATACGCAGCAAATGTTCAGTGGAAAATAAATGAAGGAGATGGTGCTTTTTATGGACCAAAAATTGATATACTAGTAAAGGATAGTTTAAATAGAACACACCAATGTGGAACCATACAACTGGATTTTCAGTTACCTGTTCGATTTAAtttacaatataaaaataaagaatatgtAACTAATaacgaaaaaaatgaaaaaaatgaaaaaaatcatgacaatgatgataatgtacataacaataataattatcctATTAATCATGATGATCTTCATAACaatgaaaagaaagaatTTAAAGATTCACAAAATCATAATGAAGACAaagaacataataatatacatgatAATCATTCGTTAAAGccaaatataaatgaagaaggattattaaaaaaaggatTTGAAAGACCTATCATAATACATAGAGCTATTTTAGGTTCTGTTGAAAGATTTGTTGCTATATTAATAGAACATACAGCTGGAAAATTACCTTTCTGGTTATCACCAAGACAAGCTATTGTCTTACCCATTggtgataaatataatgattatgctaattatgtatatgaaACATtgcataataatatgtttgaTGTAGATCTAGATACCTCCGTCAATacattaaacaaaaaaataagagaAGCACAATTAAaacaatttaattatattctaGTTGTTGGTGAAAAGGAATTAACAACGAACACTGTAACTTTAAGGGATAGAGATGATCAAAATAATCAACATGTCTATACCATTCAAGAattaataaacaaatttAATAAGCTATTGGATGTAAACTCTAAGAAATTTAACCAAATAAAGGAATTTAACTCAAACCAAACCATttaa
- a CDS encoding autophagy-related protein 7, putative: MKKKFEEENKPSYILKHNNNEFKIDISYFTQLHEHKINIYKLQSNYVNLCSSTYVNKIKLGFKYKLLNRYLIEFAHPFIHVRTIEINKKSFLKYENFDNEDEKNNMEPNDCTKTIENERNHINNINDGNKKVQKIWYIMNNYRNNYLGVLLNFNTLEEFLKCNKDDHINYTLEPLKCYINNEKNDICKDMNLYIHDNIYDDTFWEYKENCLTVLEKINKYVILSFFDLKKYICYYSIANPIIKPKDNYYKLIKNSTRYFFYIDSKYVYINTENRHINIIDIFYLSYKIDDYFNNYKMFLNTNIFLLLKFDNIPLHTMNNQDYYDEYINKLYTNIECEEDQKSKKEFYQINSFYKLFEYLKLNDISQNSYHPMGNKSFNNHYNNNSSMLHKNYDMVILPINALSELKEDIKNSKDKILRYIKKDFFDLYICFIDINYIFNSLSWDFRNLLYCLTLKYKLYDFQIDVLAFRDISLLRQQYVGTFKSQEGFIWSYPKVVMKRGSINNPRNYNDEDKNNDNNNYDDKNNDNNNYDDSHNNNYDDKNNDNNNYDDSHNNNYEDSHNNNYDDSDLHKDIDMDKDKNNSFHYNPINNCLSHQDVSFCSVTKMCKVNYNSIKDCKNDWRDDLTNEYSHDMNPIHEDIEHSSSQYENNMSVNNTYKKDNRNIKHNHNNIYHNHLVKYILNSSLFQVTVPDKVHFIYDNGSNYVDINLNGKKDDSLNKQDIHILEKKKEGDTCIINSYLKSFSDEKKNDCIDVSSNLGFSINIRKEDNHFTTRVKYKDEEMDVLHISEGDENENNMNNATNNNINNNIIKNYKTFCCDNKVYDILCGWKYYEDKKKEKKSIISIINLNDFINKDTIQRISLELNIKLIKWKILKDLKFEHIKKLKILIIGLGTLGCMVARNCVSWGIQHYTFVDNSRVSFSNISRQYLYTLEDAEKYGNIGEYKCVAAKKNLLKICPDLNITAKVMDIPMPGHLNYLNENLEDTINELDNLINNHDVVFLLTDSKESRYFPCLMIAEKQYNSLKELQESVNHNNNNNNNNNSSSSSSGSNKFRKGDNVLCEEENMITHEYIENIKCTKIMDKSLNNILLYEQNNNIYKSLNNIHMYDRYQEIFYNNILTSVKRLCKMPPLGITVAISFDSFVVLRHSYLYFKGACYFCNDMHCPSDSLSYRTLDEKCTVTRCGISNISSSIATELLLALTQHPLYFFAPHIDRDQYIYNYDNDMNQKKNSDISNIFTSCLGATPHIMNFNLANFTIKKIFCEPFEKCMCCSERVILKYQEDKMDFIRNVIRDSSILERITNMDQLKVEENDVIILE, from the exons atgaaaaaaaaattcgaaGAGGAGAATAAACCTTCCTACATATTAAAACACAATAACAATGAGTTCAAAATAGACATTTCTTATTTTACCCAATTACatgaacataaaataaatatatataaattacaaaGTAATTATGTTAATTTATGTTCCAGTACTTAtgtgaataaaataaaattaggttttaaatataaattgttAAACAGATATTTGATAGAATTTGCACATCCTTTTATTCATGTTAGAACAatagaaattaataaaaagtcttttttaaaatatgaaaactttgataatgaagatgaaaaaaataatatggaacCAAATGATTGTACTAAAACAATTGAGAATGAGAGGAaccatattaataatataaatgatgggAATAAAAAAGTTCAGAAAATATggtatataatgaataattatagaaataattatcttggtgttttattaaattttaatacattagaagaatttttaaaatgtaataaagatgatcatataaattatacattAGAACctttaaaatgttatataaataatgaaaagaatgaTATATGTAAGGatatgaatttatatattcatgacAATATTTATGATGATACCTTTTGGGAATATAAAGAGAACTGTTTAACTGTTTTGgaaaagataaataaatatgtaatacTTAGTTTTTtcgatttaaaaaaatatatatgttattatagtATAGCAAATCCTATTATAAAACCAaaagataattattataaattaataaaaaatagtacaagatattttttttatatagattcaaaatatgtttatataaatacagaAAATAGACATATCaatattatagatatattttatctgtCTTATAAAATAGATGactattttaataattacaaAATGTTCCTTAAtactaatatttttttattacttaaATTTGATAATATTCCTCTTCATACAATGAATAATCAAGACTATtatgatgaatatattaataaattgtaTACTAATATTGAATGTGAAGAAGAtcaaaaatcaaaaaaagaGTTTTATCAAATTAATAGTTTTTATAAATTgtttgaatatttaaaacTGAATGATATATCACAAAATTCTTATCACCCTATGGGAAAtaaatcttttaataatcattataataataattcttcaatgttacataaaaattatgatatggTTATATTACCTATAAATGCATTATCTGaattaaaagaagatataaaaaattcaaaagataaaatcttaagatatattaaaaaagatttttttgatttatatatatgttttattgatatcaattatatttttaattctttatcTTGGGATTTtagaaatttattatattgtttaaCTCTAAAATATAAGTTGTATGATTTTCAAATAGATGTGTTAGCTTTTAGAGATATCTCATTATTAAGGCAACAGTATGTTGGTACCTTCAAATCTCAAGAGGGATTTATTTGGAGCTATCCCAAAGTAGTTATGAAGAGAGGAAGTATAAACAATCCAAggaattataatgatgaggataaaaataatgataataataattatgatgataaaaataatgataataataattatgatgatagtcataataataattatgatgataaaaataatgataataataattatgatgatagtcataataataattatgaagatagtcataataataattatgatgatagtGATCTACATAAAGACATAGATATGGATAAGGATAAGAAcaattcttttcattataatcCTATTAATAATTGTCTATCTCATCAGGATGTGTCTTTTTGTTCGGTTACAAAAATGTGCAAAGTTAATTATAATTCTATTAAAGATTGTAAGAATGATTGGAGAGACGATCTTACAAATGAGTATTCACATGATATGAATCCAATACATGAAGATATAGAACACTCATCTAGtcaatatgaaaataatatgagcGTTAATAATACTTACAAAAAGGATAACAGAAACATTAAACACaaccataataatatataccatAATCATCTAGTTaagtatattttaaattcgTCCTTATTTCAGGTGACGGTTCCTGATAAggtacattttatatatgataatggATCCAATTATGTGGACATAAATTTAAATGGTAAAAAGGATGATTCATTAAATAAACAAGATATACacatattagaaaaaaaaaaagaaggtgACACATGCATTATAAATAGTTATTTAAAATCCTTTagtgatgaaaaaaaaaatgattgtATAGATGTATCTAGTAATTTAGGGTttagtataaatataagaaaagaaGATAACCATTTCACAACAAGAGTGAAGTATAAAGATGAAGAAATGGATGTATTACATATTTCGGAAGgtgatgaaaatgaaaataatatgaataatgctacaaataataatataaataataatataataaagaattataaaacattttgTTGTGATAATAAAGTGTATGATATTCTATGCGGATGGAAATATTATGaagataagaaaaaagaaaagaaaagtattatatctataataaatttgaatgattttataaataaggaTACAATTCAAAGAATATCCTtagaattaaatataaaattaataaaatggaagatattaaaagatttaaaatttgaacatataaaaaaattaaaaatattaattataggATTAGGTACCTTAGGTTGTATGGTAGCTCGTAATTGTGTATCATGGGGAATACAACATTATACTTTTGTGGATAATTCACGTGTATCCTTTTCTAATATTAGTagacaatatttatatacattagaAGATGCAGAGAAATATGGTAATATAGGTGAATATAAATGTGTAGCagcaaaaaaaaacttattaaaaatttgcCCAGATTTAAATATAACAGCAAAGGTAATGGATATACCTATGCCTGgccatttaaattatttgaatGAAAATCTTGAGGATACAATAAATGAGTTGGATAATTTGATTAATAATCATGATGTGGTATTTTTATTAACCGATTCGAAAGAATCTCGATATTTTCCATGTTTAATGATAGCGGAGAAGCAATATAATTCTTTGAAGGAATTACAAGAGAGTgtaaatcataataataataataataataataataatagtagtagtagtagtagtggTAGTAATAAATTTAGAAAAGGTGATAATGTGTTAtgtgaagaagaaaatatgattacacatgaatatatagaaaatataaaatgtacaaAAATTATGGATAAgtctttaaataatatattattatatgaacaaaataataatatatataaatctctaaataatattcatatgtatGATAGATATCAAGAaatcttttataataatattcttacGAGTGTAAAAAGATTATGTAAAATGCCTCCTTTAGGTATTACGGTAGCAATAAGTTTTGATTCCTTTGTTGTGTTAAGAcattcttatttatattttaaaggtGCATGCTATTTTTGTAATGATATGCATTGTCCTTCAGATTCTTTATCCTATAGAACATTAGATGAAAAATGTACAGTCACTAGATGTGGTATAAGTAACATAAGTAGTAGTATAGCTACAGAATTATTATTAGCCTTAACACAACatcctttatatttttttgctCCCCATATAGACAGagatcaatatatatataattatgataatgatatgaatcaaaaaaaaaattcagaCATTTCTAATATATTCACTTCCTGTTTAGGTGCTACGCCGCATATAATGAATTTTAATTTAGCTAATtttacaattaaaaaaatattctgtGAACCTTTTGAAAAATGCATGTGTTGTTCAGAACGTGTAATACTTAAATATCAGGAGGATAAAATGGATTTCATACGAAAT gTTATTAGGGATAGTTCCATTCTAGAAAGAATTACAAATATGGATCAACTCAAAGTTGAAGAGAATGATGTTATAATATTggaatga
- a CDS encoding 40S ribosomal protein S18, putative — protein MSLQVIDNNDFQHILRILNTNVDGKEKVIIALTAIKGIGKRMATVICKQANVDPTKRAGELTTEEIDNIVHIMSTPTQFKIPDWFLNRRKDLKEGKNIHVIANQLDSYLREDLERMKKIRLHRGLRHHWGLRVRGQHTKTTGRRGRTVGVAKKKGA, from the exons atgtcACTACAAGTaatagataataatgattttcAACATATATTAAGAATTTTAAATACAAATGTAGATGGTAAAGAAAAAGTAATTATTGCCTTAACAGCTATTAAAGGTATTGGAAAGAGAATGGCAACTGTTATATGTAAACAAGCAAATGTTGACCCCACGAAAAGAGCAGGAGAATTAACTACTGAAGAAATAgataat ATCGTACATATTATGAGTACTCCTACCCAATTTAAAATCCCTGATTGGTTTTTAAACAGGAGAAAGGATTTGaaagaaggaaaaaatattcatgttATTGCTAACCAACTTGATTCTTACTTACGTGAAGATTTAGAAAGAATGAAGAAAATTAGATTACACAGAGGTTTACGTCATCACTGGGGATTAAGAGTTCGTGGACAACACACCAAAACTACTGGTAGAAGAGGAAGAACTGTTGGTGTTGCCAAAAAGAAAGGAGCATAA